The genomic stretch TCTCCAAGTCCAATTTAAAAATGGGTATTTTTCAATATCAATTTGGACTTTTCTGATCAGAGCAGAAGCACTGTTTTGGCTTTCAGCCAAGAGGACCTGCTTTTCCTCTACTTTCGATAATTGATATGAAGTTAAGCTTGTAAATTTTTTCGTTTCCCATCCTTCAAGGCTTGCTGCTGAGAAGTCTGATATTTGTAGAGTCTCTGCAACGGACGCGCTCGCAATAAATAATAACAAAACGCAACAGGACACTATACTCATTTGGCCCACTATTTTTTTTCGCATGTCAATCAATAGGGTCAGACACGATTGTTTTTTTGACGATATTCCTCTGATTTTCTATCGCCGCCTTTCTGCTTAGGAGTCATTTGACGATTGATCCTTATTTCTATCTTTTCCTTAAAATAAGCATTTCCCAGTACCCATGCTTTATTGGTCGCCTCCCGAATTTCTTTAAGTGAAGTCTCATCCAGTTGCTGATCAAAGAAGGATCTGTACATTTCCCTTCGTTTCTCCGGGGTCTCTGCCAAGGCCTGATAAAGAGGGTGGGGAGTAACCATATTATCATGTTTTCCCAAAGCATTCATGCGATAACTGGACCAAAGATACTCGGCGGGGTGATTGACCATCTCTGCCCGTACCGGATTCATTTCTATATAGCGATAACAGGTGAGGGCATATTGTTCGCTGTCGATGAGCGTCGCTTTATAGCGGCCTTCCCATAATGTCCCTTGTGCGCTGATAGGTGTGATTGAAATATTGCACATAATAGCGACCGATCATCTGCATGGTTTTAGAGATGCCATCCTTTTCATGGGGTGTGATCAGGAGATGAACATGGTTGGTCATCAGGACATAGGCATGGACATCGCAGGTGTGTTTTTCGCAGGCTGCCTGTAATTTTTCCAGATAAAACCGGTAATCTTCATCGGCGGAGAATATCGGTTCCCGGTTGTTTCCGCGTATAATCACATGCTGGGGGTGGCCGACTCAAACGAAACGAGGCATAGCGGGTCCTGTTGGAGAGAGATTTGCAGGGCAATGTGTTCTCTTATATAGACAAGGGGATGACTATACTCCTATTACAATTGATTATTTTGACAAAATCAATCGAGTCTGACCCTATTGATTCAGATGATTAGCATGACCAACCCCGTCTTCATGGATTTACTCCGGCAAGTAGACTCCTTCAGCAGCCCCTACTTCAATCGGCCCTTCCCAACCGCTCAGTCCACCTCGGAGGTACTGAACGTCAAAATCTCGATTTTTCATAAGAAAGGCGGCAACCATCCCCCTGGAATCATTGAGACAGTAGGTAATATATTTTTTTTTCTTATCGAAAAAATTACACTGTTGGCGCAATACCTCGAGGGGGATGTTAATTGAACCATGAATATGCTCCTCATCGTATTCTGGTGTGATCCTGGCATCAATGAAGATATAGTCGTCCAGATAGCTAGGCAGGCTGATCTCATCGGGATAGATAATCTCAAGATATGACTGTTTGACAATTTCGTCAAAATCTATCTTACTGAGTACATAAACGGTTGTTTCGTCAATGGCCCGGCAGGTAGCGCCTCGCGGGTCGTCTCTGATGAGGGCTTCCTCGCCAAAGGCATCGCCTTTTCTTAATTCAGCTACTTTCTTGTATTCCTGCTCACCACTACCTTTTTTTAACACCTCGACTCGGCCTGATTTGATAATGTAATAGGAATCCCCCTTTTCATTCTGCACAATGATATCCTCGCCGATACAAAAGGTTTGTTCCGTCAATTTTTCCATTAGACAGGTCATTTTATCTGGAGAAAGACGCTCGAAAGGTTGCAACCTAATGATCTCGTTGTATTTGGCATGACCTTTGATTTTATCAAGAATGTGAGCCTTAAATGTTGACTCCTGCAGAATGATATTTTCGAAATCCACCTTGAGAAGTTTATACAGTACAATATCTGTTTTGGCTCTGACTGAGGAGGAGCGCAGGGAGCAGGTAATCAAGGCCTGTTCACCGAAGATTTGCCCATCATCAATGGTGGACAGCTTTATCTCCCTATTTAAGCTCACCTTTTTTCTCACCTCAAGCTGGCCTTCTTTTACCACATACAGGGAATCTCCTCGTTCTCCTTCCCGGATTATTTCAGTGCCAGCCGGAAAGTTTACAGTGGTTATTTTTTCCACCAGAAAGTCAAAGGAGCGGTTTGAAAAGTTTGAAAAATAACTATATTTTTTGAGATCAGCCGCTTGAAGTACCATAATGTTTCCTCTGCGTATAGTGGTTATATATAAGAAAACTAATATTGGTTTACCTGAACAGGTGAATACTACAACGTCGTACTAGAGTAA from Candidatus Electrothrix communis encodes the following:
- a CDS encoding transposase; its protein translation is MIIRGNNREPIFSADEDYRFYLEKLQAACEKHTCDVHAYVLMTNHVHLLITPHEKDGISKTMQMIGRYYVQYFNHTYQRTRDIMGRPL
- a CDS encoding cyclic nucleotide-binding domain-containing protein, producing MVLQAADLKKYSYFSNFSNRSFDFLVEKITTVNFPAGTEIIREGERGDSLYVVKEGQLEVRKKVSLNREIKLSTIDDGQIFGEQALITCSLRSSSVRAKTDIVLYKLLKVDFENIILQESTFKAHILDKIKGHAKYNEIIRLQPFERLSPDKMTCLMEKLTEQTFCIGEDIIVQNEKGDSYYIIKSGRVEVLKKGSGEQEYKKVAELRKGDAFGEEALIRDDPRGATCRAIDETTVYVLSKIDFDEIVKQSYLEIIYPDEISLPSYLDDYIFIDARITPEYDEEHIHGSINIPLEVLRQQCNFFDKKKKYITYCLNDSRGMVAAFLMKNRDFDVQYLRGGLSGWEGPIEVGAAEGVYLPE